The following are from one region of the Shinella sp. PSBB067 genome:
- a CDS encoding acetyl-CoA carboxylase carboxyltransferase subunit alpha encodes MHNYLDFEKPISDLEGKIHELRKLAEEDESIDTSDEVGRLEVRAREAMADIYAKLTPWQKTQVARHPQRPHFVDYASQLFEEFTPLAGDRKFAEDEAIQAGLGRFRGEAVAIIGQEKGSDTKSRLKHNFGSARPEGYRKAIRVMEMADRFGLPIITLIDTAGAYPGIGAEERGQAEAIARSTEMCLNVRVPIVSVVLGEGGSGGAIAIATGDRVYMLEHAIYSVISPEGAASILWRDSTRAKEAASNMKITSEDLKALGVIDGIIPEPVGGAHRDPAAVIGRTGDVIAAALKDLSAKPGDQLRKDRRQRYLNIGRQL; translated from the coding sequence ATGCACAACTACCTCGATTTCGAAAAGCCCATCTCGGATCTCGAAGGCAAGATCCACGAGCTGAGGAAGCTCGCAGAGGAAGATGAGAGCATCGACACGAGCGACGAGGTCGGCAGGCTTGAAGTGCGCGCCCGCGAGGCCATGGCGGACATCTACGCCAAGCTGACGCCCTGGCAGAAGACGCAGGTCGCGCGCCATCCGCAGCGTCCGCATTTCGTCGACTACGCCAGCCAGCTCTTCGAAGAGTTCACGCCGCTGGCCGGCGACCGCAAGTTCGCCGAGGACGAGGCGATCCAGGCGGGCCTGGGGCGTTTCCGCGGCGAGGCCGTCGCCATCATCGGCCAGGAAAAGGGCAGCGACACCAAGTCGCGCCTCAAGCACAATTTCGGCAGCGCCCGGCCGGAAGGCTACCGCAAGGCGATCCGCGTCATGGAAATGGCCGACCGCTTCGGCCTGCCGATCATCACGCTGATCGACACGGCCGGCGCCTATCCCGGCATCGGCGCGGAAGAGCGTGGCCAGGCTGAAGCCATCGCCCGCTCCACGGAGATGTGTCTCAACGTCCGCGTGCCGATTGTCTCCGTCGTTCTCGGCGAGGGCGGCTCGGGCGGCGCCATCGCGATCGCCACGGGCGACCGGGTCTACATGCTGGAACATGCGATCTATTCCGTGATCTCGCCGGAGGGCGCGGCCTCCATCCTCTGGCGCGATTCCACCCGCGCCAAGGAAGCGGCGAGCAACATGAAGATCACGTCGGAGGACCTGAAGGCTCTCGGCGTCATCGACGGCATCATTCCAGAGCCGGTGGGCGGCGCGCATCGCGATCCCGCGGCGGTCATCGGCCGCACGGGCGACGTCATCGCCGCCGCGCTGAAGGACCTTTCGGCCAAGCCCGGCGACCAGCTTCGCAAGGATCGCCGCCAGCGCTACCTGAATATCGGCCGCCAGCTCTGA